The DNA sequence TGGTTATTCTGATGTTCATTGGTGCATGTGCAGGCAGTACCGGTGGTGGTATCAAGGTATCCCGATTTATCATCGTGGTAAAAAGTGTGATAAAAGAGTTGAATTCCTATCTGCATCCAAAGAGTATCAAGAAGATCAAAATGGACGGCAAGCCGATAGAGCATGAAGTGGTACGTGCGGTAAATGTATATTTTATAACATTTATCATCCTGTTTACAACATCCGTACTGCTGATCTCCTTTGAGGGAAAAGATATGACATCAAACTTTACTGCGGTTGCGGCAACGATCAATAACATCGGACCGGGACTGGAGCTGGTAGGACCAACGAAGAATTTTAATGTATATGGTACATTTTCCAAATATGTGTTGATGTTCGATATGCTTGCCGGAAGACTGGAGCTGTTCCCATTGCTCTTGTTGTTCTATCCGCCGGCATGGAAAGAATTACTGGCGGTCAGACGCAGAAAATAACAGGCCAATTAATGACTGGATATATGCTGTACATGATATTAAAATGTGCTGTAGCAGGTTCAGGAAAACAAATCCAGATAACTGCGTACCTGAAATGCGGTCATCAGTTCAAAACGAGTGGACGGATCATCTAAGGCAAGATGTAAGTCCTCTCTTAATATACGAACACGATAATTGACGGTGTTCCTGTGACAGAACAGGGCACCGGCGATTTTTTGTATACTGCCATCACAGAGCAGATACTGATAGAGCGTTTCCAGATAATTCGTATGGTGCTGCTCATCGTATGTAATGATGGATCCCAGAGTATCGTTTACATATTCTCTAAGAACATCCATATCACTTACAGATAAAAGAAGCTTATAGAATCCCATATCATCGAAGAAGAACAGGCTACTGTTCTTTTTTTGTGCCATCAGGGCGGCGCACTGTCCCTGTAAAAATGCCTGACTTAATCCGGTCAGGTCTTTGGTTGGCGCACTGATTCCGATATACATGGAAGTTGTTCCGGCAGATTCTCCCATATGATACAGAAGCCGGCTAAGCTCCTGTTCGAGCCGTTCATTTGACCGCGCGGGGCAGATCAGCAGAGTATAGTTGGTGCCGTTGACAAATGTATATGGCAGATTATAGATTCTGACCAGACGTGTCAACAGATTCTGAAGAAAACTTCCGGCGGTGTTGGCATAAGCGGGTGGGGTGGAGAAACGATCGGAGTGTGGGATAGAGGTATTTGTCAGTGCAATGGATGGTTCCACGGATGCTGTAGCTCTCAGATCTGATATATATACGAGATGGTATTGTGCATCTCCCTGAAAACCATGTTCATATAAGACAGGCAGGCTGATCTCCATCAGGGCTTTGTCATTTGGGTGAAGGATCACGCGCGAAAGTGCAGTTGAGATAGCCTGACTGGTCTGTGTATCGTCAAATATCCGATTGTAATAATCGTGCGTAATATCGAAGATCCGTGTCTCCCATGGCATAAGAAAGAGCGGGTAATGCTTCCGGTCGCACAGCATACGGATACGGTCGGAGATATCGGAACGGTTCAGGTGCCCCCCAATATTGATAATAAGGCCGCAGGTTTTATGTTCGATCAGCCCTTTGATGAAGTTATATAACCAGTATTCATTTCCACACAGGACGCCGGTCGTAATGATCAGTTCACCGCCGTGCAGGAATTCCAGTGTGCCGGGATCTTCTGATATATAGACCCAGTTCATGAGGTTATCCAGCCCTTCTTCTCCTGCGATCAGATCCAGTCCATAGGTGCTTTTTGTCTCTTTATATAAATCTCTTAATAATATTGCCATGTTTAAGATTCCTTTCTTGGCAGCGTTTGATAATTATTATTCGTCTATGGATAAGAAGTCAGTTTGACCCAAATGTGATATGTGTGTATTGAGTCGGTTGCAGCTTGTTGCTTTGAGGCAGTTTGTGTATGTCTGCCCGAAATATGCTTAATTATATAAGGCGTTTGCCGACTGCTACTTAATATATTAAACCATTGATTTGTGCTACTTATTACAATAACCCAACAATATCATAGAAAATATGTGTCTGTCAAACATATACTTGTGCTAACAGCACAAAGCGGGGCGGAAGTTTTGTGCTGGCGGGATATGGTGATCGGTTTTTATGAATGGCATACTGTAGAAAATTTACAAGAGCAAATAAATGAACGGCACAGATATAAAGGCCGTCCGTATAAGAAGATGGAGGATGATACATATGTTAAGAACAGATTTACCGGAAATAATAACAGAGACTTTACCCGGTCCTAAGGCACAGGCAATTATAGACAGAAGAGCGCAGGCAGTTCCAAATGCGATCCGTTGTGGATATCCGGTTGTTATAGAACGAGGTGAAGGCGCCATGATCGAGGATGTCGATGGCAACAAGTTCTTGGATTGGATCGGTGGTGTCGGTGTATTGAATATCGGATTTTCCCAGCCGGAAGTCGTTGAAGCAGTAAAAGCACAGGCAGATAAATATTTTCACGGCATGTTCAATGTTGTAACACATGAAGGCTATGTAGCACTTGCAGAGAAGTTATCCGGCATTGCACCTGTAAAGGGCGACAGCAAGAAAGCATTCTTTGCAAATAGTGGAGCAGAAGCAGACGAGAATGCCGTTAAGGTAGCAAAGGCATATACAAAACGTCCGAATATCATCGTATTCTCCGGTGCATTCCATGGAAGAACACATTTTACAATGGCAATGACATCCAAGAAAGCATATGCAAAGGATATGGGACCGTTAGCAGCCGGCGTGTTCCGTGCACAGTTCCCATATTATTATAGAAATCCGGAAGGAATGCCTGAGGATAAGGCAGTTGATTACTATATCAAATCTATCTACGATGTATTTGAACAGTGTGCAGCAGCAGACACGATCGCAGCGATCGTTGTTGAGCCGCTTCAGGGCGAAGGTGGTTTCATTCCTGCTCCGATCGAATGGGTAAAAGCAGTTCGTAAGATCTGTGATGAAAATGGTATCCTGCTGATCGCAGATGAGGTACAGAGCGGTTTCTGCAGAACCGGTCGTATGTTTGCTTCTGTTTACTGGCAGGAGGCAGGTGTAGAGCCTGATATCATCGCAACAGCAAAATCCATTGCAGCAGGTGTTCCATTGTCGGCAATTATTGCAAGAACTGAGGTTATGGATGCAGTTCCGGCAGGAACGATCGGTGGAACCTATTGTGGAAATCCACTGGCATGTGCCGCATCCTTAAAGACGATCGAGATTATGGAGAGAGATCATCTGGCAGAGCGTTCCTGTGAGATCGGTAAAAAAGTGACAGAGCGTTATCTGGAAATGCAGAAGAAATATCCGGTTATCGGTGATGTCAGAGGACTTGGCGGTATGATCGGTATCGAATTCGTAAAAGATCAGGAAACAAAAGAACCGGATGCAGCATTTACATCTGACCTGATCCAGACTTGTGCGAAGAAAGGTCTGTTAGTAGAAGGCGCAGGAACTTACAACAATGTAATCCGTTTCCTTGCACCGCTTGTCATGACAGATGAGCAGCTTGCAGCCGGTCTTGATATTTTTGAAGCATCCATCAAAGAATGTCTGAACCACTAAAGAAATCTTAACATAAACAAAACAACAATCCTTATATATATGAATCGCACAAACAACCGCTGTGGCGAGACAATCCCTAGGGTCAATCCCTAGACGCTGTCTTACCATAGCGGTTATTTTTATATTCCCCTCTGGTTCCTAGCGGTATGGATATTCATGATGTTGTGAGGCAAATTATTATCTGGTATCCCCTCTGACTGGCAATTGGTATGGTTATCCATGACATTGTGAGTATTTCGTCGTGAGATGCACATTGGCAGCGAATGCGGGCGCATGTCTGAGTCCGTAGGACGAGTTTGCGCAGGAGCATGAGCGAATCAGCCATGTGCATCGAACAGAAAACGGAACAAGTCATGATAACCATACCAATTGCCAGTCGGAGGGACTGCCTTTAAACAAATCTTAACGCCTCTGCAATAGAGATGATGGCATTTTGATGCATTTGGATGCTATAAACATGGAGTAAACTCTGGAAAAAGGAGAATTATGTAAAAAGACGGGAGGTATGTAGGGAAAATTGAAGAAATTGTGGCTTAGAATAGTATTATTCATAGCAGGATTTGCAGGAGTATTCATATTTCTGTATCCATTTGTTACGAAGGGGATTAAAAACATAGGAAATCTTACGGGAGTTGTTCTTGGTATCTGCCTGATCTTATATGCGGCATGGTTCCACAGGGTGAATTGCCGGGTGAAAAAATGGCTGACCCGGACTACCGGAAAAGTAATATGCGGGATCGTTTTGCTGATTGTATTAGTTGCAGTTGGATTTGCGGCAGCAGGAACGATATGCATGGTACGGGCATCGAAGACAGCACCGAAGGATGAAACTGTCATGATCGTGCTTGGCTGTGGTGTAAATGGCGACCGACCAAGCCTGATGTTGACGGAACGCTTAGATGCAGCGTATGATTATCTGAATACACATGAAGAGGTTGTGGGTATTCTGTCCGGAGGACAGGGAAAAGGTGAGAATATCAGTGAAGCGGAGTGCATGTACCGGTATCTGACAGAAAAGGGAATTGCAAAAGAACGTTTATATAAGGAAGAACGGTCAACTTCGACCAGAGAGAATCTTCTGTACTCAAAGAAGATCATGGAAGAGGAACATCTGGATTTCCGGGTCATTATTGTAACAAATGAATTTCATGAATACCGGGCATCTGTTATTGCAGAACATACAGGTATAACACCATCGGCGGTGTGCGGGAAAACAGCGTGGTGGTTACTGCCAACTTATTATCTGAGGGAGCTTTACGGAATCGTCTTTGAATGGATTTTTTAGATAGCTTAAACAAAAAACTTAAGAATCTTAAAAATTTGGATACAAAATGGATGTAATTTTTTGATATAACCTGACTTAACAAATCTTAACAACACCTGACGCATACTTGAATTATAGATGCAAATGCTATAATGTGTGGATGGTTATTGAAAATTAAAATCAGGACATATTGGAAAAAGAGAGGATATGGTTATGATTTTAGACAATGACAAAAGAATAGATGAAAAGATAAAAGGTGCTATGCAGCCTGAAAATGCAGAGAAGATACTGATCGTTGATGATGAAAAGGATATAAGAAAGCTGGTTGGAATCTATCTGAAGAGACAGGGATATCAGATCCTGGAAGCCGAAAACGGAAAACAGGCGATTGATCTGGTGAGAGAGAATTCCGATATCGATCTGATCATTATGGATATTATGATGCCTGAAATGTCAGGAACTGAGAGTTGCTCTGCCATTCGAGAATTTTCATCTGTTCCTGTGCTGTTTTTAACAGCCAAGACGCAGGAGCCGGATAAGAATGAGGCATATGATACAGGTGGAGATGATTTCTTAAGCAAGCCATTTGAACAGAGTGAACTGGTTCGAAAGGTGAAAGCACTTATCCGTCGGTATAATATATATAAAGGAAGAGAGGATAACAATGACGGTATTCTCCGAGTCGGAGCAATATCGATCGATCCGTATAAACGTGTTGTGACGAAAGACAATGAAGTTATCCATCTGACGGATAAAGAATTTGCATTGCTGTTTTTCCTTGTGAAGAATCGTGGAAGATCCTGGAATCTGGATGAATTATATGAGAACATCTGGCAGGAAAAATATCTTCCGTCCTCATCAAATACGGTTATGGTACATGTATTAAGACTTCGGCAGAAGATCGAGGATAATCCGGCACAACCGGAAATCATCAGAACCATATATGGAAAGGGCTATCAGGTGGATTAACAGCCGGTAGAAAGTATGCGGTATGAAGGACAGAGCAGAACAGAAAAGATTTGAAAAAGATGCAGAAAAAAGGCTTACATTAAATACAAAGCTGATTCTTGTAATAGCAGGAAGCCTGTTGCTTGCGGTCGTATTGTTCTTTATCTGGCTGAAGACAACCGTATATGTGATTGATAAGAAATATCTGAACGAGGCAACTGTAGCACGGAGAACGGAAGAAAAGATTGACCGTTTCTCTGATTATGTCAGTAAGAATAAAGTTAAATCCACAGATATGAATGCTATTCTCAGTTGGCAGCGGGAAGAGGGAAGTGTATATCTTCTGGTTTACCAGAATGAGAATGTAATATATGATTCAACAAAGCAAAAAAGACGAACCATGGTGGAACGTTTTTTTAATAAAATATCCAATGGGAATCAGAAAGGCAGAAAGCTTGCAGAGTCTGAAGAAGACAAAAGGCAGATGCTGAATAACATCAAAAGCAAACATTTGCTTGAGATTTATCGGAAGAAAGCAGAGTCAAAAAAACAGGAAGAACGATCAGATCGGAGTATCTTCGATGATACGTCCTCTACGGAGACGGATTATACAGAGACGATTCCGTCCAATGCTTCGGATGTGGAAGACTTTGCATCCCAGTATGGCAGTTATGCATTCTATTCGGTTCGTTTTGAAGATGGATTATATGATGTCTGCATCGTAGATTATTCTGAGAAAAAGGTCTATTACATATGGGTGACGATAGGCTTTTTGGTATGTTCATTTATATTTATGTTGTTGGTTATGCTCTATAACGGCCGGGTAGTAAGGCGTGTAAAGAGATTGACACATGAGGTGTCAAAGATCAAGAAAACAGATATCAATGCGACGATTACGAAGTCGGGACATGACGAGATCCTGACACTTGCTGAGAATATAGACAGCATGAGAAATTCGATCATTGATCAGATGAGTAAGGAAAAAGAAGCATGGCAGGCGAACCGGGATCTGGTCACAGCGATGGCGCATGATATCCGGACACCGCTTACGGTGTTAAGCGGATATCTGGATCTGCTTGAGACAGGGGAATTTGAATCTGACGAAGAGTACAAACAGTATGTTGATATATGCGTTGCCAAAGCAGGACAGTTGAAAGATCTGTCAGACAAGCTGTTCCGATATTTCTTCGTTTATTCCGGGCATACCGATGAACTGAAAATGGAAGTTTATCATGCAAAGGAGTTTTTCCAGCAGATGATCGGAGAATATATGTGCCTGCTTGAAGAAAAGGGAATCACTTTCCGGATCACAACAGAGGACAATTCACCGCTGATAAAGATCGATGCCCCATATCTGAAACGATTGTTTGATAATATATTTATAAATATAAGAAAATATTCTGATTACAGCAAGCCGGTAGATATCACATATCACACAACCGAATCGAAGGTAGAGCTGGTGATCAGTAATTATATAAATAAAAACAGAAATGAAGCTGAAAGTACCAGAATTGGACTCAAAACCTGTGAGAAGATCGCACAGGAAATGGAAATAGAGTTTTCAGCAAATGAGAAAAAAGACAGATATACAGTCAGGCTGATATTTGTAATTGTAAAGTAAAGGAGGTCCAGAGATACTCTGGAACAGATGTCTATGAAGAATGTACTGGAATTTATTGAAAGATCAGCAGAAAAGTATCCGGATAAGTTGTCTGTAGCCGATATAAACGGCGGTTTGACTTATAAGGAACTGGAACAGACAGCAAAACAGATTGGTGCATGGTTGTATCAGGGACTTGGCGGATGTAAGAACCGTCCGGTTGTCGTACTTCTTGATAAGGAACCGAAGAGCGTTGCGGCTTTTATGGGAGTTGTGTACAGTGGGAACTTTTATGTGGTTATAGATGCAGAAATGCCGGTAGACAGAGTGAATAAGATCTTAAAGGCATTGCAGCCGGAAGCTGCTGTAACAGACAGCAAGCATCTGGATAAGGCTGCAGAGTTACAGGTTGAGACAGAGGATGGTCAGGGATATGGACTTAAACTCTTTAATGTGGATGAGATGGATCAGACCATAGATCAGAGCTGCCTTGCAGATGTCAGAGCACATATGATCGATACAGATCCGGTATATGCATTATTTACCTCAGGTTCAACAGGTGTTCCGAAGGGGGCTGTTATATCACATGCGAATATCCTTTCCTATATTACATGGTATACGGAAGCATTTGATATTAACGAGACGACAATATTTGGTAATCAGACGCCGTTTTATTTCAGTATGTCAGTCTCGGATTTATATAGCACATTGAAAAATGGTGCAACATTGTATATAATACCAAAAGCTTATTTCTCGTTCCCAATCAAGCTTATGGAGTTTCTGAATGAGAAAAAGGTCAATACGATCTACTGGGTTCCGTCGGCACTTTCGATCATTGCAAACTATAAGATGTTCCGGTATGCTGAGCTTCCGGAGTTGAAAAAAGTATTATTTGCCGGTGAGGTTATGCCGACCAGGCCATTAAATTACTGGATCGAGAATCTGCCGGATGCCATGTATGCCAATCTGTTTGGCCCGACAGAGACGACGGATATCTGTACTTATTATGTGGTAAACAGAAAGTTCCGTGATGATGAGCCGCTTCCAATGGGAAATGCATGTAACAACTGTGATGTATTTGTACTTGGTGAAGATGGCAAGGTGGTTTCACCGGAGATCAATCCTGAGACAGGCTTCAGTGCAGAAGGAGAATTATATGCCAGAGGTTCATTTGTCGCTCTTGGATATTATGGAAATGCAGAAAAGACAAAGGAAGCATTTGTTCAGAATCCGTTGAATCCGAATTATCCGGAGCTGATCTATAAGACCGGAGATCTTGTCAAATATAATAAATATGGAGAACTGGTCTATATCTCAAGAAAAGATTATCAGATCAAGCATATGGGCTATCGTATCGAGCTTGGTGAGATCGAGGCGGCTGCCGGTGCGATCGAGGGTATCAGAAGTTACGCATGTATCTATGATGATGCAGAAGACAAGATCGTATTTATATATGAAGGAAAGAAACTGGATGACGCATTCCTGCTTGGAGAGTTCAAGAAGAAGGTTCCGCATTATATGGAACCGAACCAGTTTGTAAGAGTGAAAAGTATGCCACATAATCAAAATGGAAAGATTGATCGTAAGTGGCTGAAAAATAATTATAAATTATAAAAAAGTGAGGACAAAGAAATGGAAGAATTATTAGAGATTTTAAATGAAGTAAAGCCCGGAGTTGATTTTGCAAATGATACAGATCTGGTTGGTCATGGTATACTGGATTCTATTACAATGGTAACACTGGTGCTTGAGCTTAACGATGCATTTGACATCGAGATCACACCTGTAGATATCGTACCTGAGAACTTCAAAACAGTTCAGACGATCTATGATATGATCCAGAGATTAAGTGACGACTAGGGAGTAAAATAATGTCATATACATCGATAGCTTATTTAGGATTTATATTGATGGGATCATTCTTTTTCTATTCCGTTGTGCCGTTAAAGCATAAATGGAAGGTCCTGTTGATATTCAGTTACCTGTTTTATTTCATTAATTCAGGTAAATATGTTGTGTTTATATTGTTTTCATCGTTATCCATCTATTTCGGCGGACGACTGCTGAATAAGATCGATGATGGCTTCAGTATGGCAAAGAAGGTACTGCCAAAAGAAAATAAGAAGGAATATAAAGCGATCATCGGATGGCAGAAGAAATGTGTGTGCGTTTCAATCGTTCTGTTGAACCTTGGTATTCTTGTATATCTGAAATATTCAGTATTCTTTGGACAGGTTTTCTGTGATATATTAAGTCTGCTCCGTATTAATAAGACGAATCCAATGCAGAATATGATGCTGCCGCTTGGTATCTCGTTCTATACATTGTCGGCGATCAGTTATATCGTTGATGTTTACAGAGGAAAATACAGAGCATCCGATAATTTCTGGAAGGTGAATCTGTTCCTGATTTTCTTCCCACATATCGTGGAAGGTCCAATCGGGCGATTTGACCTGCTGGGTGATCAGGTTTATGAAGGTCACGAGTTCAACTATAATAATATGACTCAGGGCTTGCAGCTTGTTTTATGGGGTCTGTTTAAGAAGATCGTTATAGCAGATCGCGCAAATATGTATGTAAACCAGATCTTCAATTTCCATGATCAGTATGATGGCTTATATGTAGTTGTCGGAATGCTGTTATATACCTTGCAGTTATATGCAGAATTCTCCGGCTGTATGGATATCGTAAGAGGTAGTGCTCAGATGTTTGGTATTCAGATGTCTGAGAACTTTGCAAGACCATTTATGTCAAAGACAGTCAGTGAATTCTGGAGAAGATGGCATATGACACTTGGTGCATGGTTTAAAGATTATGTATTCTATTCCATCTCATTGTCCAAGGCATTTATGAAGCTCAGTAAGAAGACAAGAGAGAAGTTCAATGCATTTTTTGCAACTCTGATCCCGACCTCTATCGCGATGCTCGCGGTGTGGTTCGGAACCGGTATCTGGCATGGAGCCAGCTGGAAGTATGTTATGTACGGTATTTACTACTGTCTCATTATGATACTTGGACTTCTGACAGAACCGTTATTTAAGAAGCTGTATGAGAAGATGCATGTGAACCGGGAGGGCAAGATTTATAAGGCACTTCAGGTAGTAAGAACATTTATTTTCGTAAATATCGGTATGCTGATGTTCCGTGCGGATGACCTTAAGATCT is a window from the Lachnospiraceae bacterium GAM79 genome containing:
- a CDS encoding YdcF family protein — translated: MKKLWLRIVLFIAGFAGVFIFLYPFVTKGIKNIGNLTGVVLGICLILYAAWFHRVNCRVKKWLTRTTGKVICGIVLLIVLVAVGFAAAGTICMVRASKTAPKDETVMIVLGCGVNGDRPSLMLTERLDAAYDYLNTHEEVVGILSGGQGKGENISEAECMYRYLTEKGIAKERLYKEERSTSTRENLLYSKKIMEEEHLDFRVIIVTNEFHEYRASVIAEHTGITPSAVCGKTAWWLLPTYYLRELYGIVFEWIF
- a CDS encoding acyl carrier protein, encoding MEELLEILNEVKPGVDFANDTDLVGHGILDSITMVTLVLELNDAFDIEITPVDIVPENFKTVQTIYDMIQRLSDD
- a CDS encoding PucR family transcriptional regulator gives rise to the protein MAILLRDLYKETKSTYGLDLIAGEEGLDNLMNWVYISEDPGTLEFLHGGELIITTGVLCGNEYWLYNFIKGLIEHKTCGLIINIGGHLNRSDISDRIRMLCDRKHYPLFLMPWETRIFDITHDYYNRIFDDTQTSQAISTALSRVILHPNDKALMEISLPVLYEHGFQGDAQYHLVYISDLRATASVEPSIALTNTSIPHSDRFSTPPAYANTAGSFLQNLLTRLVRIYNLPYTFVNGTNYTLLICPARSNERLEQELSRLLYHMGESAGTTSMYIGISAPTKDLTGLSQAFLQGQCAALMAQKKNSSLFFFDDMGFYKLLLSVSDMDVLREYVNDTLGSIITYDEQHHTNYLETLYQYLLCDGSIQKIAGALFCHRNTVNYRVRILREDLHLALDDPSTRFELMTAFQVRSYLDLFS
- a CDS encoding response regulator transcription factor, with the protein product MILDNDKRIDEKIKGAMQPENAEKILIVDDEKDIRKLVGIYLKRQGYQILEAENGKQAIDLVRENSDIDLIIMDIMMPEMSGTESCSAIREFSSVPVLFLTAKTQEPDKNEAYDTGGDDFLSKPFEQSELVRKVKALIRRYNIYKGREDNNDGILRVGAISIDPYKRVVTKDNEVIHLTDKEFALLFFLVKNRGRSWNLDELYENIWQEKYLPSSSNTVMVHVLRLRQKIEDNPAQPEIIRTIYGKGYQVD
- a CDS encoding HAMP domain-containing histidine kinase, whose protein sequence is MKDRAEQKRFEKDAEKRLTLNTKLILVIAGSLLLAVVLFFIWLKTTVYVIDKKYLNEATVARRTEEKIDRFSDYVSKNKVKSTDMNAILSWQREEGSVYLLVYQNENVIYDSTKQKRRTMVERFFNKISNGNQKGRKLAESEEDKRQMLNNIKSKHLLEIYRKKAESKKQEERSDRSIFDDTSSTETDYTETIPSNASDVEDFASQYGSYAFYSVRFEDGLYDVCIVDYSEKKVYYIWVTIGFLVCSFIFMLLVMLYNGRVVRRVKRLTHEVSKIKKTDINATITKSGHDEILTLAENIDSMRNSIIDQMSKEKEAWQANRDLVTAMAHDIRTPLTVLSGYLDLLETGEFESDEEYKQYVDICVAKAGQLKDLSDKLFRYFFVYSGHTDELKMEVYHAKEFFQQMIGEYMCLLEEKGITFRITTEDNSPLIKIDAPYLKRLFDNIFINIRKYSDYSKPVDITYHTTESKVELVISNYINKNRNEAESTRIGLKTCEKIAQEMEIEFSANEKKDRYTVRLIFVIVK
- a CDS encoding MBOAT family protein, producing MIFSYLFYFINSGKYVVFILFSSLSIYFGGRLLNKIDDGFSMAKKVLPKENKKEYKAIIGWQKKCVCVSIVLLNLGILVYLKYSVFFGQVFCDILSLLRINKTNPMQNMMLPLGISFYTLSAISYIVDVYRGKYRASDNFWKVNLFLIFFPHIVEGPIGRFDLLGDQVYEGHEFNYNNMTQGLQLVLWGLFKKIVIADRANMYVNQIFNFHDQYDGLYVVVGMLLYTLQLYAEFSGCMDIVRGSAQMFGIQMSENFARPFMSKTVSEFWRRWHMTLGAWFKDYVFYSISLSKAFMKLSKKTREKFNAFFATLIPTSIAMLAVWFGTGIWHGASWKYVMYGIYYCLIMILGLLTEPLFKKLYEKMHVNREGKIYKALQVVRTFIFVNIGMLMFRADDLKIFGQMLVSMFHNFTFSVLTSGDLFEVKLDVYDFLLLAFGALVLLLVGLYQEKGHHIREEIATKNIVLRWVLYYGLIFSVIILGAYGSGYEVAGFIYAQF
- a CDS encoding AMP-binding protein, which encodes MKNVLEFIERSAEKYPDKLSVADINGGLTYKELEQTAKQIGAWLYQGLGGCKNRPVVVLLDKEPKSVAAFMGVVYSGNFYVVIDAEMPVDRVNKILKALQPEAAVTDSKHLDKAAELQVETEDGQGYGLKLFNVDEMDQTIDQSCLADVRAHMIDTDPVYALFTSGSTGVPKGAVISHANILSYITWYTEAFDINETTIFGNQTPFYFSMSVSDLYSTLKNGATLYIIPKAYFSFPIKLMEFLNEKKVNTIYWVPSALSIIANYKMFRYAELPELKKVLFAGEVMPTRPLNYWIENLPDAMYANLFGPTETTDICTYYVVNRKFRDDEPLPMGNACNNCDVFVLGEDGKVVSPEINPETGFSAEGELYARGSFVALGYYGNAEKTKEAFVQNPLNPNYPELIYKTGDLVKYNKYGELVYISRKDYQIKHMGYRIELGEIEAAAGAIEGIRSYACIYDDAEDKIVFIYEGKKLDDAFLLGEFKKKVPHYMEPNQFVRVKSMPHNQNGKIDRKWLKNNYKL
- the gabT gene encoding 4-aminobutyrate--2-oxoglutarate transaminase, whose translation is MLRTDLPEIITETLPGPKAQAIIDRRAQAVPNAIRCGYPVVIERGEGAMIEDVDGNKFLDWIGGVGVLNIGFSQPEVVEAVKAQADKYFHGMFNVVTHEGYVALAEKLSGIAPVKGDSKKAFFANSGAEADENAVKVAKAYTKRPNIIVFSGAFHGRTHFTMAMTSKKAYAKDMGPLAAGVFRAQFPYYYRNPEGMPEDKAVDYYIKSIYDVFEQCAAADTIAAIVVEPLQGEGGFIPAPIEWVKAVRKICDENGILLIADEVQSGFCRTGRMFASVYWQEAGVEPDIIATAKSIAAGVPLSAIIARTEVMDAVPAGTIGGTYCGNPLACAASLKTIEIMERDHLAERSCEIGKKVTERYLEMQKKYPVIGDVRGLGGMIGIEFVKDQETKEPDAAFTSDLIQTCAKKGLLVEGAGTYNNVIRFLAPLVMTDEQLAAGLDIFEASIKECLNH